In a single window of the Lynx canadensis isolate LIC74 chromosome E2, mLynCan4.pri.v2, whole genome shotgun sequence genome:
- the VSTM2B gene encoding V-set and transmembrane domain-containing protein 2B isoform X1, whose product MEQRNRLGALGYLPPLLLHALLLFVADATFTEVPKDVTVREGDDIEMPCAFRASGATSYSLEIQWWYLKEPPRELLHELALSVPGARSKVTNKDATKISTVRVQGNDISHRLRLSAVRRQDEGVYECRVSDYSDDDTQEHKAQALLRVLSRFAPPNMQAAEAVSHIQSSGPRRHGPASAANSNNLGATGAAGRATSDPGHGDKSPPPGSPPAAPGPGVPEAAAASAAHAAATTVAAAAAASSASPPLGQAVLLRQRHGSGTGRSSATDPLLSLLLLALHKLLRLLLGH is encoded by the exons ATGGAACAGCGGAACCGGCTCGGCGCCCTCGGATACctgccgccgctgctgctgcaCGCCCTGCTGCTCTTCGTGGCCGACG ctaCATTTACCGAAGTCCCCAAAGATGTGACAGTACGGGAGGGAGACGACATCGAAATGCCCTGCGCGTTCCGGGCTAGCGGAGCCACCTCGTATTCGCTGGAGATTCAGTGGTGGTACCTCAAGGAGCCGCCCCGGGAGCTGCTGCACGAGCTGGCGCTCAGCGTGCCCGGCGCCCGGAGCAAG GTAACAAATAAGGATGCAACTAAAATCAGC ACCGTGCGCGTCCAGGGCAATGACATCTCGCACAGGCTGCGGTTGTCGGCCGTGCGGCGGCAGGACGAGGGCGTGTACGAATGCCGCGTGTCCGACTACAGCGACGACGACACGCAGGAGCACAAGGCCCAGGCGCTGCTGCGCGTGCTCTCGCGCTTCGCGCCGCCCAACATGCAGGCCGCCGAGGCCGTGTCCCACATTCAGAGCAGCGGTCCGCGTCGCCACGGCCCCGCCAGCGCTGCCAACTCCAACAACTTGGGTGCCACCGGCGCCGCAGGCCGAGCCACCTCCGACCCTGGCCACGGCGACAAAAGCCCGCCTCCGGGGAGTCCTCCTGCTGCCCCAGGTCCCGGAGTCCCAGAGGCGGCCGCTGCCTCCGCGGCCCACGCAGCCGCCACCACTGTCGCGGCTGCGGCCGCTGCTTCGTCAGCGTCACCGCCACTGGGCCAGGCGGTCCTTCTGCGCCAGAGGCACGGCTCAG